In the genome of Flaviflexus ciconiae, one region contains:
- a CDS encoding ATP-dependent helicase, translating into MSTPAETTATGTNSSWRESRVPEFPATPISGIQSLMRSLNDQQRRASTTDSRIALVRAGAGTGKTATIIARCAHLISEGVSPNSIQVLTFTRRSAAEIRERVEEILGPRAYGLNASTFHSWAIGLLRNSEELWGYAGWTVIDADDQVSLFREARGRRPRGFPTAGQIMGVYSLARNVGCRLSEAVKIRLDISEEISAELGPIAREYERQKSLGKYLDYDDILDIVGQHLGGSEPLAAWVAQSFNHLLIDEVQDTNPLQWKIIHALAPHVSLYCVGDDAQSIYGFRGADFESIHNFKDALPEADEFSLTVNYRSTQGILDLSNWVLEQSPLDYNKKLVAARTESSTPRIAEFISDNSSADWIAGQIQQSRDQGEALRDNLILARSGWSARSMERALLERGLPYRFYGGQKLLESAHIRDLLATLRITVNPFDKLAWRRFLTLYPGIGPVKAARITEEQTGIYIDTGGFDFYLLRPPVAILLQELLEARQDPSRSVQRAAYHLIPILKDKYASDWTHRRHDFDLLLELSTDHTSVAEFLEQHVIDPLSSTERTGGPDSDYVVLSTIHSSKGMEANNVYLFKAGPGNFPSEQAKTEQEIEEDRRVLYVALTRAKNSLTVTRTAHHYPPPYTRFRTDFTSLPYFLRKVPHSLWDVVHVPEPRNTFNPPSRKRVPAPPSEQNEVIPEDTYDEVPFDDLPHHDIVPDDIPHEDISFDIAPYVDVPFDDLPHHDTVPDNIPHEGISFDIAPHNTVADDIPYDDVPYNDVPKRSPQNQHPEVSSGALPFSAEQLRAFGITDQ; encoded by the coding sequence GTGAGCACACCTGCAGAGACCACGGCGACGGGGACCAACAGTTCATGGCGCGAAAGCCGTGTCCCAGAATTCCCAGCCACTCCAATTAGCGGCATCCAGTCTCTGATGCGCTCATTAAATGATCAACAGAGACGCGCATCCACCACCGATAGCAGGATTGCCCTTGTCCGAGCTGGAGCCGGAACGGGTAAGACAGCGACGATCATTGCACGGTGCGCGCATTTGATCAGCGAAGGGGTAAGCCCCAACAGCATTCAAGTCCTGACTTTCACTCGACGCTCGGCGGCCGAGATTCGTGAGCGAGTCGAAGAAATCTTAGGGCCTCGCGCCTATGGATTAAATGCGTCGACATTCCATTCATGGGCGATAGGTCTACTCAGGAATAGTGAAGAGCTCTGGGGGTATGCGGGCTGGACGGTCATCGATGCTGACGATCAGGTATCGCTGTTCAGAGAAGCTCGCGGCCGACGACCTCGTGGATTCCCCACGGCCGGCCAGATCATGGGCGTGTACTCCCTCGCTCGGAACGTCGGATGCAGGCTCAGCGAAGCAGTCAAGATAAGGCTGGATATCTCAGAAGAAATCAGCGCGGAGCTCGGCCCTATCGCGCGCGAGTACGAGCGCCAGAAGTCTCTAGGTAAGTATCTCGACTACGACGACATCTTGGATATCGTGGGACAGCACCTCGGTGGTAGCGAACCCCTCGCGGCCTGGGTCGCACAAAGCTTCAACCATTTGCTGATCGACGAAGTCCAGGACACCAATCCGCTTCAATGGAAAATTATCCATGCCCTCGCCCCTCATGTTTCCCTCTACTGTGTCGGCGATGACGCTCAGTCGATCTACGGGTTCAGAGGCGCTGATTTTGAGAGCATCCATAATTTCAAGGATGCCTTGCCAGAAGCCGATGAGTTCAGCCTTACCGTCAACTACCGTTCCACCCAAGGAATCCTCGACCTTTCGAACTGGGTGCTTGAACAAAGCCCGCTTGATTACAACAAGAAACTCGTGGCTGCACGCACAGAGTCCAGCACTCCACGGATCGCTGAGTTCATATCGGACAACAGCTCAGCCGATTGGATAGCTGGGCAGATCCAACAATCACGAGATCAAGGTGAAGCGCTGCGCGACAATCTGATCCTCGCTCGCAGCGGCTGGTCGGCACGCTCTATGGAGCGCGCCCTATTGGAGCGCGGCCTGCCCTACCGGTTCTATGGCGGACAGAAACTTTTAGAATCTGCGCACATACGCGATCTACTGGCAACCTTGCGGATTACAGTAAATCCGTTCGACAAACTCGCCTGGCGCAGATTCCTCACCCTGTATCCAGGGATTGGCCCAGTAAAGGCAGCGCGTATCACCGAGGAGCAGACCGGCATCTATATCGATACCGGGGGCTTTGACTTTTATCTGCTCCGACCACCAGTCGCTATTCTCCTCCAAGAACTTTTGGAAGCGCGGCAGGATCCCAGCAGATCCGTACAGCGCGCAGCCTACCATCTCATTCCAATCTTGAAGGATAAATACGCCTCAGACTGGACCCACAGAAGGCACGACTTCGATCTCCTGCTCGAACTCTCAACTGACCACACATCGGTCGCCGAGTTCCTTGAGCAGCATGTTATCGACCCTCTTTCTTCGACTGAACGCACAGGCGGGCCCGACAGCGATTACGTCGTTCTGTCGACCATTCACTCATCCAAGGGCATGGAAGCGAACAACGTCTATTTGTTCAAAGCTGGGCCTGGAAATTTTCCTTCAGAACAGGCTAAGACAGAGCAAGAAATCGAAGAGGACCGCCGAGTTTTATACGTTGCGCTCACTCGTGCGAAAAACAGCCTAACGGTGACGAGAACAGCTCACCATTACCCGCCTCCCTACACTCGATTTCGTACAGACTTCACCAGCCTTCCCTATTTCCTCAGGAAGGTCCCTCATTCCCTGTGGGATGTCGTTCACGTGCCTGAGCCGAGAAACACCTTTAACCCGCCCTCCAGAAAGCGGGTACCCGCTCCCCCAAGCGAGCAGAACGAAGTCATCCCAGAAGACACTTACGACGAGGTCCCTTTCGACGACCTCCCCCACCATGACATCGTCCCCGACGACATACCCCACGAGGACATCTCCTTCGACATCGCACCTTACGTCGATGTCCCCTTCGACGATCTCCCCCACCACGACACCGTCCCCGATAACATTCCCCACGAGGGCATCTCCTTCGACATCGCACCTCACAACACCGTCGCCGACGACATCCCGTACGACGATGTCCCGTACAACGATGTCCCTAAGCGATCACCTCAAAATCAGCATCCTGAAGTATCCTCCGGCGCTCTCCCCTTCTCTGCGGAACAGCTTCGCGCCTTCGGCATCACCGACCAATGA
- a CDS encoding ATP-dependent helicase encodes MQERSKATDKYRTTASLGGADKSKPVSATVSLLNSLNEQQRVAATTESRQTLVRAGAGTGKTLTIVARCAHLIESGVQPQQIQALTFTRKSAAEIKSRVENLLGVQAAGLNASTFHSWCMTLIRGNEDTWGYKGWTVIDPEDQLTIFKIARGRCEPGLPPAASIMNCYSFARNAQQRFIQVAVDRLGLTRDQIEEFIVPVIRDYEEVKRLNRYIDYDDVLAIVGMQLQASDKLAEWIGKMYSHLLIDEMQDTNPLQWQILRPLVSRLSLYCVGDDAQSIYGFRGADFASIYNFQDIIPGSKIYKLTDNYRSTQGILDISNWLLRQSPLSYDKDLVAQRSEESTPALETFGAEQTAANRVIDLVEETVNEGEKLKDNLILVRASYIARAVEQVCLQREIPYRFYGGYKLLESAHIRDLLSALRIVANPLDQLAWLRYLMLFPKIGEVSAKRLMDEQIAHLRAHSDIDYSALPSPVADTLSDIRQHQNVVPEAITVAAEHLDPVLEKNYRNQNWDRRWPDFLHLKSLAHGHTSVAGFVEQYIIDPVFSTELTGEPSEDAVIISTIHSSKGMEANHVYLLHASPASFQRHEPLTATRSKKIAGYSMLR; translated from the coding sequence ATGCAGGAACGGTCAAAGGCGACAGACAAATATCGGACCACAGCTTCGCTGGGCGGTGCCGACAAGTCGAAGCCTGTCAGCGCTACGGTCTCTCTCCTTAATTCTCTCAACGAACAGCAGCGCGTTGCCGCCACCACCGAGTCGCGACAGACTCTCGTCCGCGCTGGTGCGGGCACCGGCAAGACGCTCACGATTGTCGCCCGCTGTGCACATCTCATTGAATCTGGGGTTCAGCCCCAGCAGATCCAAGCGCTCACATTCACTCGTAAGTCTGCGGCAGAAATCAAGAGCAGGGTCGAGAACCTCCTCGGTGTCCAAGCAGCCGGGCTGAACGCGTCGACATTCCACTCGTGGTGCATGACCCTTATCCGCGGAAACGAGGATACGTGGGGATACAAAGGGTGGACAGTCATCGACCCTGAAGATCAGTTGACGATATTCAAGATCGCACGGGGTCGGTGCGAGCCGGGCCTTCCACCTGCAGCCAGCATCATGAACTGCTACTCGTTCGCACGGAATGCTCAGCAGCGTTTCATACAGGTCGCTGTAGACCGACTCGGTCTCACTCGGGATCAGATAGAGGAATTTATCGTCCCCGTTATTCGCGACTACGAGGAAGTGAAGAGACTCAATCGCTACATCGACTACGACGATGTGCTCGCCATCGTCGGCATGCAGCTCCAGGCCAGCGATAAGTTAGCCGAGTGGATCGGGAAGATGTACTCACATCTCCTCATCGATGAAATGCAGGATACAAACCCGCTCCAGTGGCAGATACTCAGACCCCTAGTCAGCAGGCTCTCCCTCTACTGCGTCGGTGATGATGCACAATCGATCTACGGATTCCGCGGGGCCGACTTTGCCAGCATTTACAACTTTCAGGACATCATCCCCGGATCAAAGATCTATAAGCTCACCGACAATTACAGGTCGACTCAGGGAATTCTTGACATCTCAAATTGGCTGCTGAGGCAGAGTCCACTCTCGTACGACAAAGATCTCGTCGCCCAGAGAAGCGAAGAATCAACTCCTGCCTTAGAAACTTTTGGAGCGGAGCAGACAGCAGCCAACAGGGTCATCGATCTCGTTGAAGAGACTGTTAATGAGGGAGAGAAGCTGAAAGACAACCTCATCCTTGTCCGGGCGAGCTATATCGCTAGAGCAGTCGAACAAGTCTGTCTACAGAGAGAAATACCCTACAGATTTTATGGCGGCTATAAGCTCCTGGAGTCCGCGCATATCCGAGATCTCTTGTCCGCTCTTCGTATCGTCGCCAACCCTCTTGACCAGCTTGCCTGGCTGCGATATCTCATGCTCTTCCCGAAGATTGGCGAAGTTAGTGCGAAGCGCCTGATGGACGAGCAGATAGCGCACCTCCGCGCACACTCAGATATCGATTACAGCGCGCTCCCCTCTCCAGTCGCTGACACCCTCTCGGACATACGACAGCATCAAAATGTTGTTCCAGAAGCGATCACCGTCGCCGCTGAACATCTGGATCCTGTATTGGAGAAGAATTACAGGAACCAGAACTGGGACAGGCGCTGGCCTGACTTCCTCCACCTCAAAAGTCTCGCCCACGGCCACACATCCGTCGCAGGGTTTGTTGAGCAGTACATCATCGACCCAGTCTTCTCAACGGAACTCACGGGAGAACCGTCAGAAGATGCCGTTATCATCTCTACAATTCATTCCTCGAAAGGAATGGAAGCGAACCACGTCTATCTCCTGCACGCCTCCCCGGCCAGTTTCCAACGCCACGAGCCGTTGACCGCGACACGATCGAAGAAGATCGCCGGCTACTCTATGTTGCGCTGA
- a CDS encoding 3'-5' exonuclease, producing the protein MEEDRRLLYVALTRARDTLTITRLNLSNSPVNFTSNRNPDLDLYFFADLPDQLAKRINNVELSRPAPPSGIELPRIDLSVEL; encoded by the coding sequence ATCGAAGAAGATCGCCGGCTACTCTATGTTGCGCTGACAAGGGCTCGAGACACATTGACGATCACCCGACTTAATCTGAGCAACTCACCCGTAAACTTCACTTCTAACCGCAATCCCGATCTGGACCTCTACTTCTTTGCAGATCTGCCCGATCAACTGGCAAAGAGGATAAACAACGTGGAGCTTTCAAGGCCCGCTCCCCCGAGCGGAATCGAACTTCCGCGGATCGATCTCTCAGTCGAGCTGTGA
- a CDS encoding TetR/AcrR family transcriptional regulator, giving the protein MPKITSPTGEEVLASAGLAGFTPTKVSERAGITRSSFYDYFASKDDLLVAISIAAMERWEAEMEISLHDVAPGPDQLRAFADEAMRVSVRS; this is encoded by the coding sequence ATGCCCAAAATCACCTCCCCGACGGGGGAAGAGGTGCTCGCCTCCGCCGGCCTCGCGGGCTTCACGCCGACAAAAGTGAGTGAGCGCGCCGGCATCACCCGCTCCAGCTTCTATGATTACTTCGCTTCGAAGGACGATCTCCTCGTGGCCATTTCAATCGCTGCGATGGAGCGCTGGGAAGCGGAAATGGAGATCTCCCTCCATGACGTCGCCCCAGGCCCCGACCAACTCCGAGCCTTTGCGGACGAGGCGATGCGAGTTTCGGTTCGGTCTTGA
- a CDS encoding NAD-dependent succinate-semialdehyde dehydrogenase, translating to MPLTPPIAPDIIENLIGRIPTSSFINGDFIGGETDLSVENPATGEEIIKVASADAAKIGMEALDAACESAADWAATTPRHRSEILRRAYELCLERADDLALTMTMEMGKPLAEAYGEVNYGAEFLRWFSEEAVRMSGRFRPAPAVADQDILVYSQPVGPTLLITPWNFPFSMGTRKIGPALAAGCTVVLKPANLTPLSSLLLMEILRDAGVPAGVVNCVVTKDSSTLSSTLMEDPRLRKISFTGSTPVGRTLLSQASQHVLRTSMELGGNAPFLVLESADIDKTVAAAMAGKFRNNGEACTAANRIYVHRKVAEEFTTAFTAKVEALVLGNGLDEGTTLGPLIDRNAVEKCQELVDDAVSKGAQAVLGGDAAEGAGHFYPATVLTNVPRTARVNQEEIFGPVAPIIVCDTVDEMVEVANDTEFGLMSYVCGQDIDQVRDVVGRIESGMVAVNVGVASDPSAPFGGVKESGIGREGSHEGLNEYLELKYVRVG from the coding sequence ATGCCGCTCACCCCTCCCATCGCCCCCGACATCATCGAGAACCTGATCGGCAGAATACCGACCAGCTCGTTCATCAACGGAGACTTTATCGGCGGAGAAACGGACCTCTCCGTTGAGAACCCGGCCACGGGTGAGGAGATCATCAAAGTTGCCAGCGCAGACGCGGCGAAGATTGGTATGGAGGCGCTCGACGCAGCATGTGAATCCGCTGCCGACTGGGCAGCCACAACCCCTCGTCACCGTTCCGAGATCCTGCGCAGAGCCTATGAGCTCTGCCTCGAACGAGCCGACGATCTCGCGCTGACAATGACCATGGAAATGGGCAAGCCTTTGGCCGAAGCTTATGGCGAGGTGAACTACGGAGCAGAGTTCCTCCGCTGGTTCTCCGAAGAGGCTGTGCGGATGAGCGGGCGGTTCAGACCGGCCCCTGCAGTGGCGGACCAGGACATCCTTGTCTATTCCCAGCCCGTTGGACCCACTCTCCTCATCACCCCCTGGAACTTCCCGTTTTCCATGGGAACACGCAAAATCGGGCCAGCACTCGCGGCAGGGTGCACTGTGGTGCTGAAGCCTGCGAACCTCACCCCGCTCAGCTCCCTCCTCCTTATGGAGATCCTGCGCGATGCTGGGGTGCCGGCCGGCGTCGTCAACTGTGTCGTCACTAAAGATTCCTCTACTCTCTCCAGCACCCTCATGGAGGATCCGCGCTTGCGGAAAATCTCCTTCACCGGCTCCACCCCGGTTGGTCGCACGCTGCTTTCTCAGGCCAGCCAGCACGTGCTCCGAACCTCTATGGAGCTGGGAGGCAACGCTCCTTTTCTCGTTCTTGAGTCTGCCGACATTGACAAGACTGTCGCTGCTGCGATGGCAGGCAAGTTCCGCAACAACGGAGAAGCCTGCACAGCCGCCAACCGGATCTACGTCCACAGGAAGGTCGCGGAAGAGTTTACGACGGCATTCACCGCCAAGGTGGAAGCACTCGTTCTCGGCAACGGGCTGGACGAGGGAACTACTCTCGGCCCGCTCATCGACCGCAATGCAGTCGAAAAGTGCCAGGAGCTTGTGGATGATGCGGTATCCAAGGGAGCCCAGGCGGTCCTCGGCGGCGACGCAGCAGAGGGGGCCGGCCACTTCTATCCCGCTACCGTGCTCACTAACGTTCCTAGAACCGCACGGGTCAATCAGGAAGAGATCTTCGGCCCCGTTGCACCGATCATCGTCTGCGACACGGTCGACGAAATGGTGGAAGTAGCGAACGATACCGAGTTCGGGCTCATGTCGTACGTCTGCGGACAGGACATCGACCAGGTCCGTGATGTCGTCGGCAGAATCGAATCCGGCATGGTCGCCGTCAACGTCGGTGTCGCCTCGGATCCCTCCGCACCATTCGGGGGAGTGAAGGAGTCCGGCATCGGCCGCGAAGGCTCCCACGAGGGACTCAACGAGTATCTGGAGCTGAAGTATGTGAGGGTCGGCTGA
- a CDS encoding GAF domain-containing protein, with amino-acid sequence MVNRDYSTRLGWLEHRNRVLDAVTAIASLMAANHDIDMVLDRITALTRDLTRADMAYISINDAKETFIQYSTGVHTQEYRQIRMPLGTGVLGKAAVGHGTVQTADYLVDPELIHLENIDEIVRAEGVRAILGVPIMVHGALHGALLLANRRPGVFSPTIVGTVTTIAHHTAIALDQSRRFREVSATLAGLRESYDDSSERLMALETVVNLDALLSESLAQQRGLDHFARTAAKTLGSDLAILDSQGSLLARGSIHRKPELPAFAAELGQQSYSAGRPVIRQDLTAAAATSDSEHLGTVIVYDAVAEPLLPRVTRTAVFLGILLLFERTQRGEERQRDQGLIGDLIQGRRVAASGVERLESLLLGGPASVAIVRTHDESSTQLDRVLREALALSAKDHGLSGHQFLAVEHHDHICLLLPKHWQKCSYRASCPMLRKRGEKCIALSAVKLPAGATTPAHTHWRSPPWPLSKHSGSPNASTRLMTWDHSASSSPHREITPMPILRLQRFARSSPTMLSTAQNSRVLHGPILNIGRM; translated from the coding sequence ATGGTCAATAGAGATTATTCCACTCGCCTTGGCTGGCTTGAGCATCGTAACCGGGTGCTCGACGCTGTCACTGCGATCGCTTCCCTCATGGCCGCGAACCATGACATCGATATGGTGCTCGATCGCATCACGGCTCTCACACGTGACCTCACTCGGGCGGACATGGCCTATATTTCCATCAACGATGCCAAAGAGACCTTCATTCAATACTCCACGGGGGTCCACACCCAGGAATACAGACAGATTCGTATGCCGCTGGGGACGGGGGTGCTGGGCAAAGCAGCCGTCGGCCACGGCACAGTCCAGACAGCCGACTATCTCGTCGACCCCGAGCTCATCCATCTCGAAAACATCGATGAGATAGTCAGAGCCGAAGGGGTTCGCGCCATCCTTGGCGTTCCCATCATGGTTCACGGCGCTCTGCACGGAGCTTTGCTGCTTGCCAACCGCAGACCTGGCGTCTTCTCTCCGACCATTGTCGGGACCGTGACAACGATCGCCCACCACACCGCTATCGCCCTCGATCAGTCGCGCCGCTTCCGAGAGGTGAGCGCTACGCTCGCTGGTTTGCGGGAGAGCTACGATGACAGTTCCGAACGCCTCATGGCACTCGAGACGGTCGTTAACCTTGATGCTCTTCTATCTGAGAGTCTTGCTCAGCAAAGAGGACTCGACCACTTTGCTCGGACGGCGGCAAAGACTCTCGGATCTGATCTAGCGATCCTCGACTCCCAAGGCTCTCTACTGGCGCGCGGCAGCATCCACAGGAAACCCGAACTTCCGGCCTTCGCCGCGGAGCTGGGCCAACAGTCGTACAGTGCGGGCCGTCCGGTCATTCGGCAGGACCTTACAGCAGCAGCCGCGACCTCAGACTCTGAACATCTGGGAACCGTCATCGTCTATGACGCGGTCGCCGAGCCGCTTCTGCCTCGTGTCACCAGGACCGCGGTCTTCCTCGGTATTCTCCTCCTTTTCGAGCGGACTCAGAGAGGAGAGGAAAGACAGCGCGATCAAGGCCTGATCGGTGACCTCATTCAAGGTCGAAGAGTCGCAGCATCGGGAGTAGAGAGGCTTGAATCTCTGCTCCTCGGCGGGCCAGCCTCAGTCGCGATCGTGAGGACACACGATGAGTCCAGTACCCAACTCGACCGCGTCCTGCGGGAAGCTCTCGCCCTCAGTGCCAAAGATCATGGCCTGAGCGGACACCAATTCCTTGCTGTCGAGCACCACGATCACATCTGCCTGCTCCTCCCCAAGCATTGGCAGAAATGTTCCTACAGAGCCTCGTGTCCCATGCTCAGAAAAAGGGGCGAGAAGTGCATTGCGCTCTCGGCGGTGAAGTTGCCCGCGGGAGCGACTACGCCGGCGCACACGCACTGGCGCTCACCACCATGGCCGCTCTCCAAGCACTCGGGTTCCCCCAACGCGTCTACAAGGCTGATGACCTGGGATCACTCGGCGTCATCCTCGCCGCACAGAGAGATAACCCCCATGCCTATTCTCCGATTACAGAGATTCGCCCGCTCATCACCTACGATGCTCAGCACGGCACAGAACTCACGCGTACTGCATGGGCCTATTCTGAATATCGGGAGAATGTGA
- a CDS encoding N-acyl homoserine lactonase family protein: MKLHFLSTGIMECDHTWLLLQAGNTIKDRNNKDAPAAWGECPTHAILIETEEGRILWDTGVPRDWEQRWAPTGFQEFFPVQEDPSGPGYIDTALADLELTPEDIDILVLSHLHFDHAANAKMFDNGKTRILVQSDEIEGVKTIKGDFAGAHLVSDFDGLSMEAVHGDTEIVPGVSVIHTPGHTWGTMSLRVDLPNDGTKIFTSDAVYMGASWGPPAIGAGIVWDSVGWLESVEKLRKIQEETGADVIFGHDSEQRKSMRIAPHGYYS, translated from the coding sequence ATGAAGCTGCATTTCCTATCAACGGGGATCATGGAGTGCGACCACACGTGGCTGTTGCTCCAGGCCGGAAATACGATTAAAGACCGTAACAACAAGGACGCCCCGGCAGCGTGGGGTGAATGCCCTACCCATGCCATTCTCATTGAAACGGAAGAAGGCAGGATCCTGTGGGACACCGGCGTCCCGCGCGACTGGGAACAGAGGTGGGCGCCCACCGGCTTCCAGGAGTTTTTTCCCGTCCAGGAAGACCCCTCGGGCCCGGGCTATATCGACACTGCCCTGGCGGATCTCGAGCTCACCCCAGAGGATATCGACATCCTTGTTCTGTCCCACCTCCACTTCGACCACGCGGCAAACGCGAAGATGTTCGACAACGGAAAGACGCGCATCCTTGTGCAGTCTGATGAAATTGAAGGCGTAAAGACCATTAAGGGAGATTTTGCCGGAGCCCACCTCGTCTCCGACTTTGACGGACTCTCGATGGAGGCAGTCCACGGTGATACCGAGATCGTTCCCGGTGTCTCAGTGATCCACACCCCGGGGCATACGTGGGGAACGATGAGCCTCCGAGTTGACCTCCCGAACGACGGCACGAAGATCTTCACCTCAGATGCTGTGTACATGGGTGCATCCTGGGGCCCGCCCGCCATCGGCGCCGGCATTGTCTGGGACTCTGTGGGCTGGCTCGAATCAGTCGAGAAGCTCCGCAAGATCCAGGAAGAAACCGGAGCCGACGTGATCTTCGGCCACGACTCCGAGCAGCGGAAGTCGATGAGGATCGCACCGCACGGTTACTACAGCTAA
- a CDS encoding FmdB family zinc ribbon protein, translating to MISYDLKCKEGHRFEAVLPSMFSDNPDCACGAGTSRIPSRVNTSGMASAGPSRDEMPNTWRGTHSGDKDFVRSWHKKMVKREKLEEKYPELAGDRRPVLAHEGAFEAAPVRAGDALATQMAKETFGSTAKAETKKPKKP from the coding sequence ATGATCAGCTACGACTTGAAGTGCAAAGAGGGCCATCGGTTTGAGGCAGTGCTCCCATCGATGTTCTCTGACAACCCGGATTGCGCATGTGGGGCTGGAACCTCACGTATACCCAGCAGGGTGAATACATCGGGAATGGCCTCAGCAGGTCCTTCTCGAGACGAGATGCCCAACACCTGGCGGGGAACCCACAGCGGGGACAAGGATTTCGTCCGGTCCTGGCACAAGAAGATGGTCAAGCGAGAAAAGCTGGAAGAGAAATATCCAGAGCTGGCAGGGGACCGCCGGCCCGTCCTCGCTCACGAGGGAGCTTTCGAAGCCGCTCCCGTCCGTGCGGGTGATGCTCTGGCAACTCAGATGGCCAAAGAAACATTTGGCAGCACAGCAAAAGCGGAAACAAAGAAGCCAAAGAAGCCCTAG
- a CDS encoding alcohol dehydrogenase catalytic domain-containing protein: protein MKIRGAVLEEMGKERPYKNSEPLKIVELDLEGPGPTELLVKMTAAGVCHSDLSVVEGNRPRPMPMLLGHEACGTVMEIGSEVDGFQIGDQVVMSFLPRCGECKACQTDGKLPCSVGSQVNNDGVMMSGEIHIERNGEKVYHHLGVSAFATHAVVDHRSAVVVDREVPPEIAAVLGCAVLTGGGAVLNAAQPGPEDTIMVVGLGGVGMAALITALAQDVKEVIAVDAMPSKLEKAKELGAQRTYTPQEAAEQGITADRVIEAAGNARAFETAYNAIGFGGTMVTVGLPPAHAKSEIAPLNLTAAARTVVGSYLGSAVPSRDIPNTLGSTLKENCRSLS, encoded by the coding sequence ATGAAGATCCGTGGCGCAGTCCTCGAAGAGATGGGCAAAGAACGCCCATACAAGAACTCTGAACCCCTTAAAATTGTGGAACTCGACCTCGAGGGGCCCGGTCCGACAGAGCTCCTGGTGAAGATGACTGCGGCAGGAGTCTGCCACTCGGACCTCTCAGTAGTGGAGGGCAATAGGCCCCGTCCTATGCCCATGCTTCTCGGCCACGAAGCCTGCGGAACGGTTATGGAGATCGGCTCAGAGGTAGACGGCTTCCAGATTGGCGATCAGGTCGTCATGAGCTTCCTCCCGCGATGCGGGGAATGTAAAGCGTGCCAGACCGATGGCAAGCTGCCGTGCTCGGTTGGCTCCCAAGTCAACAACGACGGCGTCATGATGTCGGGAGAGATCCACATCGAGCGTAACGGTGAGAAGGTCTATCACCACCTCGGAGTCAGCGCCTTCGCCACGCACGCCGTGGTCGACCATCGCAGCGCAGTAGTCGTCGATCGAGAAGTCCCGCCCGAAATAGCCGCAGTCCTCGGGTGTGCAGTGCTGACAGGCGGCGGCGCCGTTCTCAACGCCGCCCAACCAGGTCCGGAGGATACCATCATGGTGGTGGGTCTTGGCGGGGTGGGCATGGCGGCCCTCATCACTGCCCTCGCCCAGGACGTCAAGGAAGTCATCGCGGTCGACGCCATGCCCTCGAAGCTGGAGAAGGCGAAAGAACTCGGTGCCCAGCGGACCTACACACCCCAGGAAGCAGCAGAACAGGGAATCACTGCAGACCGTGTCATCGAAGCCGCTGGCAATGCGAGAGCATTCGAGACTGCATACAACGCCATAGGCTTCGGCGGAACGATGGTCACAGTGGGCCTGCCCCCGGCGCACGCAAAGTCGGAGATCGCCCCTCTCAACCTCACGGCAGCTGCCCGCACAGTGGTCGGCAGCTATCTCGGCTCAGCAGTGCCGTCGAGAGATATCCCGAATACGCTCGGCTCTACCTTGAAGGAAAACTGCCGGTCGCTGAGCTGA
- a CDS encoding helix-turn-helix domain-containing protein, which produces MKATATRLKVHENTVRQRLARVAELIGSDWQEARFLDVQLGLRIWSLSQPTDRS; this is translated from the coding sequence GTGAAAGCGACAGCGACCAGATTAAAGGTCCATGAGAACACAGTCCGTCAACGGCTCGCCCGCGTTGCCGAACTCATCGGCTCTGACTGGCAAGAGGCACGCTTCCTCGATGTTCAGCTCGGCCTGCGAATCTGGTCGCTGAGCCAGCCGACAGACCGATCCTGA